In Candidatus Zixiibacteriota bacterium, a single window of DNA contains:
- the aqpZ gene encoding aquaporin Z, giving the protein MSLGKRAVAEFIGTFWLVLGGCGSAVLAAAFPNLGIGFVGVALAFGLTVLTMAFAIGHISGCHLNPAVSFGLMAGGRFKAGDLIPYWIAQVLGAIAAAAVLYFIASGQAGFDVSGGFASNGYAEHSPGGYSLGAALICEIVMTFMFLLVILGATDDRAPKGFAPIAIGLCLTLIHLISIPVTNTSVNPARSTGPAIFVGDWALSQLWLFWVAPLIGAALAGLVYRWLGSESRA; this is encoded by the coding sequence ATGTCCCTTGGCAAGCGAGCGGTCGCGGAGTTCATCGGTACCTTCTGGTTGGTGCTGGGAGGCTGCGGCAGCGCTGTTCTGGCGGCGGCATTCCCGAATCTGGGCATTGGCTTCGTCGGGGTCGCGCTGGCCTTTGGTCTGACCGTTCTGACGATGGCATTTGCGATCGGCCACATCTCCGGCTGTCATCTGAATCCGGCGGTTTCGTTCGGATTGATGGCGGGCGGCCGCTTTAAGGCTGGTGATTTGATCCCCTACTGGATTGCCCAGGTGCTCGGCGCTATTGCCGCGGCAGCGGTGTTGTACTTCATCGCTAGCGGCCAGGCCGGATTCGATGTCTCCGGCGGATTCGCCTCCAACGGGTATGCCGAACACTCGCCCGGCGGCTACTCGCTGGGCGCGGCGTTGATCTGCGAAATCGTCATGACCTTCATGTTCCTGCTGGTGATTCTCGGCGCGACCGATGATCGCGCGCCCAAGGGCTTTGCGCCGATTGCGATCGGGCTCTGCCTGACCTTGATCCACTTGATCAGCATCCCGGTGACCAACACTTCCGTCAATCCGGCGCGTTCAACCGGTCCGGCGATCTTCGTCGGCGACTGGGCGCTGTCGCAGCTCTGGCTGTTCTGGGTTGCGCCTTTGATTGGCGCCGCGTTAGCGGGTCTGGTTTATCGCTGGCTCGGAAGCGAATCGCGCGCGTAA
- a CDS encoding OsmC family protein, producing the protein MTTMKTMNRMLNGVDVTKLMEMMEQIRVQPELAAFKFRSRNRWIDGGHNRSTIKEFYGLSREDMTREKAFIMDNDEPATLLGSDRGANPVEYVLHALAGCLTTTLVYYAAAMGIKIDEIESMYEGDIDVQGLLGLSDKVRNGYQNIRVKFMIKSDAPKEKLEELILLAQGHSPVFDTLSRPVKVDVSLA; encoded by the coding sequence ATGACCACCATGAAGACCATGAATCGGATGCTCAACGGCGTCGATGTGACCAAGTTGATGGAGATGATGGAGCAGATTCGGGTTCAGCCGGAGCTGGCCGCTTTCAAGTTCCGTTCGCGCAACCGCTGGATCGACGGCGGGCACAACCGCTCAACGATCAAGGAGTTCTACGGCCTCAGCCGCGAGGATATGACCCGCGAGAAGGCATTCATCATGGACAACGATGAGCCGGCAACTTTGCTCGGTAGCGACCGCGGCGCCAATCCGGTGGAGTACGTGCTGCATGCGCTGGCCGGCTGTCTGACCACGACGCTGGTCTACTACGCCGCCGCGATGGGGATCAAGATCGACGAGATCGAATCGATGTACGAAGGCGACATCGACGTCCAGGGTCTGCTCGGCCTGAGCGATAAGGTGCGCAACGGCTATCAGAACATCCGGGTGAAGTTCATGATCAAGTCGGATGCGCCGAAAGAGAAGCTCGAAGAGCTGATCCTGCTGGCGCAGGGACACTCGCCGGTCTTTGACACGCTGTCGCGGCCGGTCAAGGTCGACGTCAGCCTGGCGTAA